CTCCTGCGTGAAGACCTTCACCTTGTCGGGACTAAAGAGGGGTGTGGTGTCGGCGAATGCGGGGCCTGTACGGTGATTGTCGATGGCAAAGCAATCGCTTCCTGCATGATGCTGGCCGGGCAAGTTGAAGGAAAAAAGGTTGTTACCATCGAGGGGGCCAGATTGGAAGACGGTACGCTCGATCCGGTTCAGCAAGCTGTCCTGGATCATTTGGCTATTCAGTGCGGGTTCTGCACACCAGGGTTTGTCATGAGTGCCAAAGCGTTAATTGATGAGAATCCCAATGCCACGCTTCCGGAAATCAGAAGGGCCATTTCCGGCAATCTATGCAGGTGCACAGGTTATGAACAACTGGCACAAGCCATTTACCAGGCAGCACAGATCGCTGCTGAAGAGTTGGAGAAAAAGAATCAGACAGTTACTGGCTGATTATTGATGAGGGTTTTTTTATGAGCAAGGATAGCGATCGAGCGATTGATATTGGCATCGAGTTCTGCGGACAAAAACTTCAAAGTCCATTTATTCTCACCTCTGGACCGCTTTGTGCTGATTCGGAGGGAATGATTCGTGGCCATCAGGCCGGTTGCGGTGCCGTGGTCACCAAGACCATCCGGCTTGCCGCCGCTATTAACCCGGTTCACCATATCGGCACGATTAACAAAGATTCACTGATCAACTGTGAAAAGTGGGCTGACACGGACCGTCAGCTTTGGTACGAAAAAGAGATTCCCGAAACAGTCGCGGCCGGTGCCGTGGTGATCGGCAGTGTAGGGCACACTTTAAGAGAAGCCCGGGAAATCGTCGGAGACGTTGAGCGTGCGGGAGCCCATATGATTGAACTGGTATCCTATGCGGAGGAAACCTTGCTTCCCATGCTCGATTATGCCAAGGAACACGTATCCATTCCTGTAATCTGCAAGCTCTCAGCCAACTGGCCCGACACGGTTGGAACAGCAAAAAAATGCCTGGAACATGGTGCGGATGGCATCTGCGCCATTGATTCCATCGGACCAACGCTCAAAATCGACATCAAAACGGCGAGACCGGCCATGATGAGTGATGACGGATACGGCTGGCTGACGGGCGGCGCCATCCGTCCGATTGTCATGCGGATCGTTTCCGAAATCTCCAGAAATCATCCCGGTTTCAATAACCTTTATGCCTCCGGTGGCTGCATGGGCGCCGAGGACGCTGTTGAATTCATGATGGCCGGGGCACGCGCCGTGGGCGTTTGTTCGCTCGGCATCCTCAAGGGCGTCGAAGTTGTCAGCAAATTGTGCAAAAACCTTCAATCCCTCGTTCGTGAGCTGGGCTACAATTCGCTCGATCAAGTCTGGCGGGCGGCGCTGCCGAATTTCCCTGAAAAAGAGCTTATTCGCAGGCTTGATTTCCATTTCCAGGCGTACCAGGAAGATGGTGTCAAGAAAAAATGCATCATCTGCAACCGATGTGTTGACGCCTGCAGTTACGATGCCCGCACACTGAAGTTCCCTGACATGCACGTCGATCGCGACTTATGCCGTGACTGCGGTCTGTGCGTGGATGTTTGTCCGACCGGCGCGCTAACCGCATCAATTGCTGCACAAACCGGGGAAGACCTGAAACGTGAAAAAGAGTCGGACGCCTTTGTCCAGTTTATAAGTGAAGGCTAACAATGTCTCTCAGCCTGGATTCTCGTATAACCAGGCTGATGTGCATGAAAGGAAAACATCCTATGGAAGAAATCACCTTGTACATTAACGGCGAAGAGCATGCCTGCCGGGTTGAAAGAAACCAGACCCTGCTTTCCGTTCTGCGGGACACTTTGGGAATGACCGGTACAAAGTGCGGATGCAATACCTCCGACTGCGGCGCCTGTAAAGTCATCATTGATGGCGAGGCTGTCAATTCATGTGTTGTGATGGCCAGAAACTGTGTCGGCAAAGCAATCGAAACGATCGAGGGTTTGTCATGCGGAACCGAATTGCACCCGATTCAGCAAGCGTTCGTTGATTGTGGTGCCGTTCAGTGCGGGTTTTGTACGCCGGGAATGATAATGAGCGCGAAAGCCCTGCTTGACAAGAATCCCGCACCGACTGAAACGGAAGTCCGTCAGGCAATCGACAACAACCTTTGCCGATGCACAGGCTATGTCAAGATCGTTGAAGCCATCCTGCTGGCCGCCGAAAGAATGCGCAGCGTTAAGAAAACTGTAATCCATGGTTGACTTGG
This genomic interval from Fastidiosipila sp. contains the following:
- a CDS encoding (2Fe-2S)-binding protein, giving the protein MGQFDKITVSFNLNGEDVTVRTLPHRRLIDLLREDLHLVGTKEGCGVGECGACTVIVDGKAIASCMMLAGQVEGKKVVTIEGARLEDGTLDPVQQAVLDHLAIQCGFCTPGFVMSAKALIDENPNATLPEIRRAISGNLCRCTGYEQLAQAIYQAAQIAAEELEKKNQTVTG
- a CDS encoding 4Fe-4S binding protein, coding for MIRGHQAGCGAVVTKTIRLAAAINPVHHIGTINKDSLINCEKWADTDRQLWYEKEIPETVAAGAVVIGSVGHTLREAREIVGDVERAGAHMIELVSYAEETLLPMLDYAKEHVSIPVICKLSANWPDTVGTAKKCLEHGADGICAIDSIGPTLKIDIKTARPAMMSDDGYGWLTGGAIRPIVMRIVSEISRNHPGFNNLYASGGCMGAEDAVEFMMAGARAVGVCSLGILKGVEVVSKLCKNLQSLVRELGYNSLDQVWRAALPNFPEKELIRRLDFHFQAYQEDGVKKKCIICNRCVDACSYDARTLKFPDMHVDRDLCRDCGLCVDVCPTGALTASIAAQTGEDLKREKESDAFVQFISEG
- a CDS encoding (2Fe-2S)-binding protein, with product MEEITLYINGEEHACRVERNQTLLSVLRDTLGMTGTKCGCNTSDCGACKVIIDGEAVNSCVVMARNCVGKAIETIEGLSCGTELHPIQQAFVDCGAVQCGFCTPGMIMSAKALLDKNPAPTETEVRQAIDNNLCRCTGYVKIVEAILLAAERMRSVKKTVIHG